In a genomic window of Oncorhynchus keta strain PuntledgeMale-10-30-2019 unplaced genomic scaffold, Oket_V2 Un_contig_9955_pilon_pilon, whole genome shotgun sequence:
- the LOC118379762 gene encoding myeloid-associated differentiation marker homolog — translation MVNLDLRSLTLPVGIIRMLEVVLTCITFSLVASAGHVLSTHWDWCMFTWCFCCFFSLFILIMEFTRFSAKVPISWDDFTTAFAVLAALMCFTSSVIYPTFFTCPTCYRQIAATVSSLLCFGVYVGEVVLARLRPSGEISGFLSTVPGLLKILETLLACIIFTSLDPARFLFHPGLQWCVAVYSLCFIFSLVIIFLTVGQLLSLFPFSFDKLLTVYNILATMMYMTATVIWPLYSFENNPRPVPCSPCPWDNLVVVTFMTVINLVIYILDTIYSIKVVFFTLDEE, via the exons ATGGTGAACCTGGACCTGAGGTCTCTCACCCTGCCGGTGGGCATCATCCGTATGTTGGAGGTGGTCCTCACCTGTATCACCTTCAGTCTGGTGGCCTCGGCAGGCCATGTGCTCTCCACACACTGGGACTGGTGCATGTTCACCTGGTGcttctgctgcttcttctccctcttcatcctcatcatgGAGTTCACCCGCTTCAGCGCCAAG GTGCCCATCTCCTGGGATGACTTCACCACGGCCTTCGCCGTGCTGGCCGCACTAATGTGTTTCACCTCCTCCGTCATCTACCCCACCTTCTTCACCTGCCCCACCTGCTACCGCCAGATTGCCGCCACCGTCAGCTCCCTACTCTGTTTCGGAGTGTACGTCGGCGAGGTGGTGCTGGCCCGCCTCCGGCCCAGTGGTGAGATCAGTGGCTTCCTGTCCACTGTCCCGGGCCTCCTCAAGATCCTGGAGACTCTGCTGGCCTGTATTATCTTCACGTCGCTGGATCCGGCAAGGTTTCTGTTTCATCCGGGACTGCAGTGGTGCGTGGCGGTTTATTCCCTCTGCTTCATCTTCTCACTCGTCATCATCTTCCTCACCGTCGGTCAGCTGCTGTCGCTCTTCCCCTTCTCGTTTGACAAACTGCTCACGGTCTATAATATCCTGGCCACCATGATGTACATGACTGCCACGGTCATCTGGCCGCTGTATAGTTTCGAGAACAACCCCCGGCCCGTTCCGTGTTCCCCCTGTCCCTGGGACAATCTGGTTGTGGTGACGTTCATGACCGTGATCAACCTAGTCATCTATATTTTGGATACGATCTACTCGATAAAGGTGGTCTTCTTCACATTGGATGAGGAATAG
- the LOC127927226 gene encoding myeloid-associated differentiation marker-like codes for MVTLDTRTLTVPVGIVRMLEVVLTCISFSLVASVGHFGSSYWAWCMFTWVFCCLVTLLILIMEFTTLHARVPISWDDFTTAFAMLSTLMVLAASIIYPTFFTCVSCGKQIAATVISCLAFLLYATEVGLIRAKPGEISGFLSTVPGLLKVLEAFVACIIFISLDHGSYSRFPGLQWCVAVYSLCFIFALIIILFTICRLLSLFPFPFDKVLTGYNVLAVLMYMTCVVIWPLYSFQNNHSRPNGCGRNCYWDNQVVVAFMTCFNLVVYIVDTVYSFRLVFFVTPA; via the exons ATGGTGACCCTGGACACGCGGACCCTGACGGTGCCCGTGGGCATCGTGAGAATGCTGGAGGTGGTCCTCACCTGTATCTCCTTCAGCCTGGTGGCCTCGGTGGGTCACTTCGGCTCATCCTACTGGGCCTGGTGCATGTTCACCTGGGTCTTCTGTTGCTTAGtcaccctcctcatcctcataATGGAGTTCACCACCCTCCATGCCCGGGTGCCCATCTCCTGGGACGACTTCACCACCGCCTTTGCCATGCTGTCCACGCTCATG GTGCTGGCTGCCTCCATCATCTACCCCACCTTCTTCACGTGTGTCTCCTGCGGGAAGCAGATCGCCGCCACCGTCATTTCCTGTCTGGCCTTCCTCTTGTACGCCACGGAGGTGGGCCTGATCCGGGCCAAACCCGGCGAGATCAGCGGCTTCCTCTCCACCGTCCCGGGCCTCCTCAAGGTCCTCGAGGCCTTCGTGGCCTGCATCATCTTCATCTCTCTGGACCATGGTTCCTACTCGCGGTTCCCAGGGCTCCAGTGGTGCGTGGCGGTCTATTCGCTATGTTTCATCTTCgccctcatcatcatcctctttaCTATCTGCCGCCTGCTGTCGCTCTTCCCGTTCCCGTTCGACAAGGTGCTGACGGGCTACAACGTGCTGGCCGTGCTGATGTACATGACGTGCGTGGTGATATGGCCTCTCTATAGCTTCCAGAACAACCACAGCAGACCCAACGGGTGTGGCCGCAACTGCTACTGGGATAACCAGGTTGTAGTGGCGTTCATGACCTGTTTCAACCTTGTGGTTTACATTGTGGACACGGTCTACTCTTTCAGGCTGGTGTTCTTCGTCACCCCGGCTTAG